GGACGAGCATTGTGCGACGCTTGCAAATAGATATAAACAGCCTGCTCGTGAGGCACATCTTCAACAAAGGTAGGGGGGATTGCCTCCATATCGACCGTTGAGGGTGGTAGTGTCTCCTCGGTCGGTGTTTGGATAGCAGGCTCTGAATCAACTACTGTGTCTAAAGCAGGCTCAGCACTCGGTTGAACCAACGTTTCTAAGGCAGGCACATCTGTTGTAACAGCGACCTGCGGCTGATTCTCGTGGTCGCAAATCAAATCGTTAAACAGTTGCCATAAAACCTGAGTTGATTCATGCAACGGTAGCCCAGCACGCGATAGCAATACATCCTGACAGATGTCGCGAAACTCTGGGTTTTCTGGCAGAGCAACGATACCGTGCTCATGGCAAACCTTCGCCAACATCAAGCAAGACCGCAAGCCAGAGGTCTTCTCCGCGTTAGTGCGAGTCCGAAATCCTTTGACTAGCCGTACAATTGTCAGTGCGCTCTCCCGATCAATCCCCGTCTTTTGAACGGCAATTTCCTGTTGAGTCAATTCATCTGGCTCAGGCATGTTGATAGTGATTAGACGATCCATCAACGCATCCTGAGTATCGTGAACTCCACAATATTCCTCTGGGTTTGAGGTAAAAATTGCTCGGAAGTGAGGATTGACTCGAATATATTCGGTGCGGTTGTTGCTG
Above is a window of Oscillatoria sp. FACHB-1407 DNA encoding:
- the gvpN gene encoding gas vesicle protein GvpN, with protein sequence MTTVLRASPRRFVNTPAVERVATRALRYLQSGFSVHLRGPAGTGKTTLALHLADLLSRPIMLLFGDDEFKTSDLIGNQSGYTRKKVVDNFIHSVVKVEDELRQNWVDSRLTLACREGFTLVYDEFNRSRPEVNNVLLSALEEKLLVLPPSNNRTEYIRVNPHFRAIFTSNPEEYCGVHDTQDALMDRLITINMPEPDELTQQEIAVQKTGIDRESALTIVRLVKGFRTRTNAEKTSGLRSCLMLAKVCHEHGIVALPENPEFRDICQDVLLSRAGLPLHESTQVLWQLFNDLICDHENQPQVAVTTDVPALETLVQPSAEPALDTVVDSEPAIQTPTEETLPPSTVDMEAIPPTFVEDVPHEQAVYIYLQASHNARPSEIEAALNISRYETVNALRSLTAKGLLTHKGTNGASAYRLSTSNEG